Proteins found in one Xenopus laevis strain J_2021 chromosome 1L, Xenopus_laevis_v10.1, whole genome shotgun sequence genomic segment:
- the ankrd55.L gene encoding ankyrin repeat domain-containing protein 55 isoform X2 codes for MDFSNSSVFDQHKGDSEEIDLTVVYQASANGDVNTLTAIIREDPSILEYCDNEGCTPLMHAVSGRQVDTVKLLLKMGANINTQDACGRTSLSVATYLGWLEGCVSLLRNGAKQNIPDKNGRLPLHAATAEPDARLLAVLLQQSILSEINHQDNEGMTSLHWAAFHNRPQHAQALLQKEADPTLVDKDFKTPLHWAVQSGNRILCSIILDNQQGQSTINYDDENGKTCMHIAAAAGYSDIICELARVPECNLQALDVDDRTPLHWAAAAGKPECVQTLLKLGVDINPRDINENTPLTYAMYCGHAACIKLLSQENRSDPFQPFASPGTKAMRKEGRLTVLNQIFSCKKKKVDQKAHQKDKLRYHREETSEVDDIITTFDCILDTNCKDSPDERLNPLNGKKRAAESQKYLLPDSKENCKGLPPIRTQSLPPITLGHTFLTSNSVMSKDLQNNAFHFVHRSQKSKSEHDLFDNRISCKTLKDNPWNIAANQILSHKAWTSPRLDNRMDHVLSKNPTRMESLLPPQVPSMENTFSGHHSKQMSQEKPRIKECCLTRNSLAPIPDHCVKKIQLPPGQVCQGVKKSMSLPVNSLRTGNNLSPLIISKTQSHSLYSFLPVLRREPLRTTRVLPAIPSQKGQSTTENNSDSNS; via the exons GTGATTCAGAAGAGATTGACTTAACAGTGGTTTACCAAGCATCAGCTAATGGAGATGTCAACACACTGACAGCAATCATCCGGGAAGATCCATCAATATTAGAATACTGTGACAATGAAG GTTGCACCCCCCTGATGCATGCAGTGTCGGGACGTCAAGTTGATACCGTCAAATTGTTATTGAAAATGGGAGCAAATATTAACACTCAAGATGCCTGTGGGAGAACAAGCCTATCCGTAGCAACTTATCTG gGGTGGCTAGAAGGATGCGTAAGTCTCCTCAGGAATGGTGCCAAGCAGAATATTCCAGATAAAAATGGTCGCCTTCCATTGCATGCAGCCACCGCTGAGCCTGATGCCAG ACTGCTAGCGGTGTTGTTGCAGCAGTCGATTTTGAGTGAGATAAACCATCAGGACAATGAG GGGATGACATCGCTTCACTGGGCTGCGTTCCATAACCGACCTCAGCATGCGCAAGCTCTTCTGCAAAAAGAAGCCGATCCTACTCTGGTTGACAAAGACTTTAAAACACCTCTTCATTGGGCTGTCCAG AGTGGAAATAGGATCCTATGTTCTATCATCCTGGATAACCAGCAAGGGCAGTCAACAATCAACTATGATGATGAGAATGGGAAGACATGTATGCACATAGCAGCTGCTGCTGGCTACAGTGATATTATCTGTGAACTTGCCCGTGTCCCAGAATGCAATTTGCAAGCTCTTGATGTTGATGATCG GACTCCATTGCActgggcagcagcagcagggaaaCCTGAATGCGTCCAGACCCTTCTGAAGTTAGGTGTAGATATTAACCCCCGGGACATCAACGAGAACACTCCATTAACCTACGCTATGTACTGTGGCCACGCAGCATGCATCAAACTGCTTTCCCAGGAAAACAG ATCAGACCCATTTCAGCCATTTGCATCACCGGGCACTAAAGCCATGAGAAAAGAAGGACGCCTCACCGTGTTGAATCAAATATTTTCTTGCAAGAAGAAGAAGGTAGATCAGAAAGCGCATCAGAAAGACAAACTCAGGTATCACAGGGAGGAGACATCGGAGGTCGACGACATTATCACCACATTTGATTGTATTCTGGACACCAATTGTAAAGATTCCCCAGATGAAAGGTTAAATCCATTAAACGGCAAAAAAAGAGCAGCAGAATCCCAAAAGTACTTATTACCGGACAGCAAGGAGAACTGCAAAGGTCTTCCTCCCATAAGAACCCAGAGCCTCCCACCCATCACCCTAGGGCACACCTTTCTGACATCCAACAGTGTGATGTCAAAAGACCTCCAGAATAATGCTTTTCATTTCGTGCATAGGTCTCAGAAAAGCAAAAGTGAACATGATTTATTTGACAACAGAATTAGCTGCAAAACTCTGAAAGACAATCCTTGGAATATAGCTGCTAACCAAATATTATCTCATAAAGCATGGACATCGCCTCGTCTGGACAATCGCATGGATCATGTTTTATCCAAGAATCCAACCCGTATGGAAAGTCTGCTGCCCCCCCAAGTTCCTTCAATGGAGAACACATTTTCAG GTCATCATTCTAAACAAATGTCCCAGGAAAAGCCAAGAATAAAAGAATGTTGCCTAACAAGGAATAGTTTAGCTCCAATACCGGATCACTGTGTTAAAAAAA TCCAGTTGCCTCCTGGTCAAGTCTGTCAGGGAGTGAAGAAATCAATGTCTCTGCCTGTAAACTCATTAAGAACTGGAAATAATTTATCCCCATTAATTATTTCTAAAACTCAGAGTCACTCATTGTATTCATTCCTACCTGTTTTAAGAAGAGAGCCCCTAAGGACGACCCGCGTGCTCCCTGCTATTCCTAGCCAGAAAGGACAAAGTACGACAGAAAACAACTCCGATTCTAACAGCTAG
- the ankrd55.L gene encoding ankyrin repeat domain-containing protein 55 isoform X1 — MDFSNSSVFDQHKGDSEEIDLTVVYQASANGDVNTLTAIIREDPSILEYCDNEGCTPLMHAVSGRQVDTVKLLLKMGANINTQDACGRTSLSVATYLGWLEGCVSLLRNGAKQNIPDKNGRLPLHAATAEPDARLLAVLLQQSILSEINHQDNEGMTSLHWAAFHNRPQHAQALLQKEADPTLVDKDFKTPLHWAVQSGNRILCSIILDNQQGQSTINYDDENGKTCMHIAAAAGYSDIICELARVPECNLQALDVDDRTPLHWAAAAGKPECVQTLLKLGVDINPRDINENTPLTYAMYCGHAACIKLLSQENSRSDPFQPFASPGTKAMRKEGRLTVLNQIFSCKKKKVDQKAHQKDKLRYHREETSEVDDIITTFDCILDTNCKDSPDERLNPLNGKKRAAESQKYLLPDSKENCKGLPPIRTQSLPPITLGHTFLTSNSVMSKDLQNNAFHFVHRSQKSKSEHDLFDNRISCKTLKDNPWNIAANQILSHKAWTSPRLDNRMDHVLSKNPTRMESLLPPQVPSMENTFSGHHSKQMSQEKPRIKECCLTRNSLAPIPDHCVKKIQLPPGQVCQGVKKSMSLPVNSLRTGNNLSPLIISKTQSHSLYSFLPVLRREPLRTTRVLPAIPSQKGQSTTENNSDSNS; from the exons GTGATTCAGAAGAGATTGACTTAACAGTGGTTTACCAAGCATCAGCTAATGGAGATGTCAACACACTGACAGCAATCATCCGGGAAGATCCATCAATATTAGAATACTGTGACAATGAAG GTTGCACCCCCCTGATGCATGCAGTGTCGGGACGTCAAGTTGATACCGTCAAATTGTTATTGAAAATGGGAGCAAATATTAACACTCAAGATGCCTGTGGGAGAACAAGCCTATCCGTAGCAACTTATCTG gGGTGGCTAGAAGGATGCGTAAGTCTCCTCAGGAATGGTGCCAAGCAGAATATTCCAGATAAAAATGGTCGCCTTCCATTGCATGCAGCCACCGCTGAGCCTGATGCCAG ACTGCTAGCGGTGTTGTTGCAGCAGTCGATTTTGAGTGAGATAAACCATCAGGACAATGAG GGGATGACATCGCTTCACTGGGCTGCGTTCCATAACCGACCTCAGCATGCGCAAGCTCTTCTGCAAAAAGAAGCCGATCCTACTCTGGTTGACAAAGACTTTAAAACACCTCTTCATTGGGCTGTCCAG AGTGGAAATAGGATCCTATGTTCTATCATCCTGGATAACCAGCAAGGGCAGTCAACAATCAACTATGATGATGAGAATGGGAAGACATGTATGCACATAGCAGCTGCTGCTGGCTACAGTGATATTATCTGTGAACTTGCCCGTGTCCCAGAATGCAATTTGCAAGCTCTTGATGTTGATGATCG GACTCCATTGCActgggcagcagcagcagggaaaCCTGAATGCGTCCAGACCCTTCTGAAGTTAGGTGTAGATATTAACCCCCGGGACATCAACGAGAACACTCCATTAACCTACGCTATGTACTGTGGCCACGCAGCATGCATCAAACTGCTTTCCCAGGAAAACAG CAGATCAGACCCATTTCAGCCATTTGCATCACCGGGCACTAAAGCCATGAGAAAAGAAGGACGCCTCACCGTGTTGAATCAAATATTTTCTTGCAAGAAGAAGAAGGTAGATCAGAAAGCGCATCAGAAAGACAAACTCAGGTATCACAGGGAGGAGACATCGGAGGTCGACGACATTATCACCACATTTGATTGTATTCTGGACACCAATTGTAAAGATTCCCCAGATGAAAGGTTAAATCCATTAAACGGCAAAAAAAGAGCAGCAGAATCCCAAAAGTACTTATTACCGGACAGCAAGGAGAACTGCAAAGGTCTTCCTCCCATAAGAACCCAGAGCCTCCCACCCATCACCCTAGGGCACACCTTTCTGACATCCAACAGTGTGATGTCAAAAGACCTCCAGAATAATGCTTTTCATTTCGTGCATAGGTCTCAGAAAAGCAAAAGTGAACATGATTTATTTGACAACAGAATTAGCTGCAAAACTCTGAAAGACAATCCTTGGAATATAGCTGCTAACCAAATATTATCTCATAAAGCATGGACATCGCCTCGTCTGGACAATCGCATGGATCATGTTTTATCCAAGAATCCAACCCGTATGGAAAGTCTGCTGCCCCCCCAAGTTCCTTCAATGGAGAACACATTTTCAG GTCATCATTCTAAACAAATGTCCCAGGAAAAGCCAAGAATAAAAGAATGTTGCCTAACAAGGAATAGTTTAGCTCCAATACCGGATCACTGTGTTAAAAAAA TCCAGTTGCCTCCTGGTCAAGTCTGTCAGGGAGTGAAGAAATCAATGTCTCTGCCTGTAAACTCATTAAGAACTGGAAATAATTTATCCCCATTAATTATTTCTAAAACTCAGAGTCACTCATTGTATTCATTCCTACCTGTTTTAAGAAGAGAGCCCCTAAGGACGACCCGCGTGCTCCCTGCTATTCCTAGCCAGAAAGGACAAAGTACGACAGAAAACAACTCCGATTCTAACAGCTAG